TCATTGCTTAACATGATCTCAATAGCTACTGTATCAttgacgatcatctcatttctacaccacacatcatctaagctagcatgaTAGATTGAAATCTCACTATTCTCAgaaggaggattcgtctcttcaatgacgcttccgtaatctagaattttcTCATGAGTTAGATAGAATAAGTAAACGACAGttggattcacggtaggctctttaGAAGCCTGTGTCGTGGGTTTATTCTTCcgagggtgtgaatcctttgaaccaagaggtTTGCCAAGCTTTTGTGtaagggcagatgattggctagccgctaatgtacgtggatcaccaagaTTGGCGTCCCGGGCCTCCAAGAGGAAAATCTgtcatacatttggtacatccatctttgcaggtacattcgcagctggaatatgtgattttgtcatgcgtactagatcggtgaaagcatctggcatgctctgagttatgctctggagatctactAAGCACTGTCATTTAGTTTCAAAttgagcggtgcggggatctaaatgagataaAATGGGAGTTGTCCACGATAATTCACGTCATTcttcaggaacgttgacgtttttatctccccttaacgacgggaatactgtctcatagaagtgacaatccatgAAATGAgtggtaaacagatcgcctgtcaaaaattctaagtaacaaataattgaagaagaatcatatccgacatagactCTCATCATTTGCTGAgaccccatttttgtacgtaagggtggCAAAATcagcacatagaccgcacaacaaaAAAAGCGTTGGTGCAATATGTCGGGTTCATATCCGATAACCAACTGAAGGGCGCTATATGGTTGGGTCGCAACAGGCCTTAGGTAGACCAACATGGCtatgtgcaatattgcatggccccaagcagcgatcgaaagcttggtacgtatgatcAATGATCGAGAAATCATTTGTAATCACTTAATAAATGTCTCTGCCAGGCCATTCTGGGTTTGAACATTGAGtactggatgttcaacttcaaccctacCCGACAtgtaatagtcatcaaaagttttagatgttaATTCtatagcattatccaatcgaataatCAGGGTGGTAAGCCCTGAACTGgataacctgagccaatagTTTGGaaaatgcagcgttccttgtggacaacaagcacacatgTGACCAACATGTGGAagtgtcaaccaaaaccataaaatatctaaatggtccgcatggaGGGTGAATCGATCCAtaaatgtccccttgaatccgttgtagaaaaatgggagaatTTGAACGAATCTTgtagaaggcttagtaataagttttcccatataacatgtttgacatgcgattccttgaaTCAAACCTAAACTTCAGGTTAGTGGATGCACATGTGATGATTTGAGTATACaacgcatcgctattcgtctaGAATATCctaaacgatcatgccaaagtgtaatttcgtgcgcggtcccaAAGGTTGGGCTAATCACATAGTGGCTTTTAATGGGACGTATGGTCATAGTATACAAACCACTCGGGATACGCTaaatcttctctagaatacgtttctggccatattcgtaggaagttatgcacaaaaattcaactttGTTTTCTACATGGGTTttagcgtggtaattgttatctctaatgtccttaaaactcaacaacgttcttctgGAATGTAGAGAATAAAGAGTCtcatcaatggtcaagattgtaccattggacaacataatacgtgccttaccgtatccttcaatcaagttagatgggcctgagagggttgtcagaggtgcattcttaggtataaagttagtgaaatagatgtgtTCACGCAAAATGGTGTGCATGGTTGCATTATCTGTCAGAAAACTAACTTCTACACTAGTCATTCCTAGAATAAAATTAATTGAAccagtcacatgcataaaagttcaaaAACTTAAATCCATTCAATTAATTTTGTCGAGAAAATTTTATGAACCTCAGGTTTATAGTACCTACAaacaaacacatatatatacagaaatatgcaacaagaaaatatgcaaatagaacttcatgtctataattataattgaattaattatttagacttcaggccaaatttaaagtgtgggtgaaaaaatatataacacattgggcctaaaataatTAGGGAATGAAACTCGGGGTCCAAAATATGCAGCCAAGCCCAGAAATTAGGCTTGAGTAGGCATAGGTTGATCAGGCCCGAATTTTCATAATGGGCTACATGCCCAATATAGTAAACCAGCTGCACAAAAGGAGCCAAGCCCAAACTGGGGCCGGATCATGTGTGATGCGACACGGGGGAACACAGATACATTAGCGGGGCTGGGATCTGGTGTGGCACACATCGCTGGGACATCATAGCCCTTCAGGCCGGTGTTAGGTCGAGCTAGGTATTGGGTCGCATCTGCGAGCCCGttctagaagaaaaaaaaaatcttcttttTCTACGGGCCGAGAAGGCCAGCCCAAATATTTGGCTTATGGTTTCAACGAAGAACACCCCATCTAGAGCTGGGTACAGTCACCAGGGACGAAGGCTGGCGCCGTTGTTGCATGCGGCCGTGTTTTGGAAGAAATTTCTCGGTGCAAGGTCATGGGTTCAACGGTGAGCAAGTTCATAGGGATGGAGGGAGTACCTTGACATCGGGGGAAAAAAGAAACATAAGACATTCAAACTGGAATCTCACCCAAATTCGATGAAAATTTTCAGGAATTTCAATGATATTGGATCAAAAACCACGACACCAAGTCGGATTTAAGCAGAATATTACACGGCAATGTCGTGGTCTCGCCTTAGGCGATGTGGTTGCTTAGGGTCACGAGTTTGAAGAACCTAGATGGTGATTTCAATgttcttttcttattctttttttttttcaattcaattcattgcatattcaatttaataattttaatgcatgtacatatatttgatgcaattcatggcaaatatcaaattcacacaattcaacaattatgcATATACTGCATAcataatttatgtagaatctaaaattcgaaaaacgtaaagttgagTCATGCATTAtgatgaatgttcatgctatcagggctgcagaaatatcgagataaaaaccgttgttttgaaagaacctgacTGTGTGATAATAtgaatgaactggtttgatgcaaaaaaatcttcaacgtcagattcctaagcgcagtgGTAGGagcgtgttgataacgtgttgtagaccATTTTATCTAACAAGGAGAAGGGGGTTGGCGGCAAGgctagagagaggagagagatgtgtttgtagaatcgtAAGGGAATTGTGTATTGAGGATATGTTATCCCCCTacgtagtgcctttatttatagtagtaaaaggagaagaaatccttcatccccaaggaatataagtccatataggaaagaataactagaatcaaatctaatttaagatttacacaatcacacttaaactaggaaagttcACAACATTTATCAATATTTGATGAGGATAATGTTGTCTTAAGATTTTGTAATAAATGCTAAAACTGTGCAATAAATTATAAACGATAGAATTAGAGGCGGAAAAGCAAACCCTCCATCCTCTATCAGTTTTCTTTtcgagtaatgttattcataccatgtttttataccacatttttataccatCTTATgtggcatctgatgtggacatctatatcatttgaaaattttgcaaaacccaaggaaatgaaggagaaatactcctcgtataccacaataatactttaattaactagtttttcttaattattagtttattaaataatgaactaaatttgaaaatctgattaattcaaatgatgtggttgtctacatcaaatgccacctaaggtggtatggGATTTCTCATATCAAATTCTAGCAAGAGATTTCTCATTATGGTAGATTCCAATTCTTGAGACTCTTGTCTTCGAACAAACTTTGGTTCTTGTTATCATATTCTCATCGTTCGATCGGTTCACCAAATTGGTGATCTCTAATTGCATATTTAAGTTTAATCGACATTTTGTTCAAAAAAGTTCAACCGACTTAGTGGGATTTCCCTTTGCCTTTATTGGAAGAAAGTGTCCGGGATATTTTAGTCATAGGAAGTATATAATAGGCACTTGGCGTGGGTTGGAAGCCTGCCATTCCAAAAGAAACCTGAAAACCATCGAgtcagaaaaaaaatagaatcatCCCACAAGTCATTTAAAAACCAGTCGAGAGGGTAAAGAGCCAAACCAAAGACAACATTGGCAAGGGAAACCTATAAccaaaaaaccccaaaattttcagccaagaaaagaaaggaattctctccttctccttctccttctccctaCACAAAAAATAACAGCTCtatctctactctctctctctctctcttcccagttcttcattctctctctcacacacacatatttctctctctagatgGCCACATTTTTCAGCAGAATTGCCATTTTCAagatttttcttgtattttctcTAAGTTTCTCAGGtaccctttttatttttcttcatattttttttgtgtgtttattttttcaaaGTTGTTCATGTTTGATCACCAAAttctaatgattttttttcctcGCAGATATTGGTTTCCTACAAGGAACTACATCACTTGGCATCAACTATGGCCAACTTGGCAACAATTTACTTCAGCCAGAGAAAGTCCTGGACCTCTTGAGCTCCCTCAAGGTAACGAAAGCGCGAATCTACGACAcgaatcctcaaatcctcacgGCATTTGCCAATTCCGGCGTCGAGCTAATGGTGACCATCGAAAACGCCGTGTTAGGCCAGTTGATGAACCCTCAAGCAGCCTTCCAATGGGTTAGCTCCCACATCAAGCCTTATTTCCCAGCCACCAAAATCACCAGCATTGCCGTAGGCAACGAGGTCTTCACCGATGATGACACAACAGTACTATTATCCAATCTTGTCCCGGCCATGATCAGCATCCAAACGGCACTAGCTCAGCTAGGCCTTGATTCCTACATTAAAGTCTCCACCCCTTGTTCTCTGGCGGTCCTCGAAGAATCCTACCCGCCTTCGGCCGGAAGTTTCAAACCCGAGGTGGCTCCGGTCATGACACAAATGTTACAGTTCTTGCAAAGCACAACGGCACCTTTTTGGATCAATGCCTATCCATATTTTGCATACAAGGGTGATCCAAACAGAGTCTCTTTGGACTATGTACTATTTAACCCCAACCAAGGGATGGTTGACCCTTTCACCAAGCTACACTATGACAACATGTTGTATGCACAAGTAGATGCAGCCATTTATGCTATGGCTAGGTTAGGGTTCAATGGTATTGAGGTCAGGATTTCGGAAACGGGCTGGCCATCCAGTGGGGACTCGAACGAAATTGGTGCAACGCTACAGAATGCTGCCATTTACAACAGGAATCTGTTGAGGAGGCAGCTCGAAAATGAAGGCACTCCTCTGAGGCCTAAAATGAGGCTGGAGGTCTATGTGTTTGCTTTGTTCAATGAGAATATGAAGCCCGGACCGACGTCCGAAAGGAACTACGGACTATTTCATCCGGATGGGACTATGGCTTACAATGTTGGATTGTCTGCCAAATCAACTAGTAGATCACCAACTTCATCATCATCGtcgtcatcatcatcgtcatcaacAACCTCATCAGCTCCCATTTCTGATGTTTTTTCCTCTGCTACAAAGGTAAAAAAACCATAGGCTCTCTCTCACTTTCCTCggaattcttttcttttctttaacaTATGATTCATCATGAGAGAAAAATAGTAAATAAACAGGCCAAAAGGCAATAGTGTAACAGAAAGTTGTGTATGCATATACTAATGCAACAAGACCATTTTCTACATAAGCACATTAAACATAAATTCTATGTGCATGGCGCCAGCTCCTTATTAAATAATAGATTAGATACGCTGCATACGCATCAATATTGTATCGATATTTGAACATGGATCGATAGCATATCTGTGCATCGATCCTTTTTAGCTGACAATCAGTTTGTCCTTTAAATGTCTGCCGGACTAGTAAATTAAAATGCTAAATTTGGATAATTTGTGATCTgcttcttttgttttatttctttatatAATTTTTCTCTCTAATAATTAATGGAATTTATTTTGAAACAGGCAGCAACCATGGAATATCATCAAAGCTGGGTGTGCTGGATTTCTGTTTGCATGCTGACCTTCCATGTTTTTATGGGAAGACCATTTTAAGCAAATGGGGGGAGCTAGTTTATGTGAAAAAGGATTAAATTCGAAAGCTTATATTCTTCACAAACAAGACTACTACATTAGGCCATGACCTTCATCGACATTGAGTTGTCATGCAGCAGCTTAGTTAGTATTCTGTTAGAGAAGACTCAAGGCCATTATTTGAGTTTAGTAACTGTGACAAAGTCCTCAGGATCATCATATTGTAAAAACAATTATTCCTCAATTTAATTTCAATGTCATTATATCTTAACAAAAATATGTCTGTACATTATTGTGTTGTTGCTGGAgaaaaaatagaatatatacaatcacttggTTCAAGTATTTAAGAGCATTTATATTTACTCATGCACTCGAAGtaaaaaaccctaaaacattTTACTCATGTACTCAGGGTCCTCTGTTCTAGTCTTATTCCTCTCTCAATAAaccttgtattaaaaaaaaatgttatttagtactacgatctagtggAATTCctattcatttgtaagtgagaagtttatgttcgaatctcgtgaatgACGAGTTTGAAACTGTTGGATAAatatgtcaacaatctgtgataaaaataaataataaatgcgaaCAACTAATTAATAGTGTATGAAcaatgaaataatattaaacaaacaaattgaagatcgagacttgcgtaccgcaatgtccttgaaacaaaaatttcgtccctactcagTGCTTTGTAGTTCTATGGACGTCtacttcaccaggattcaacgatcaagtcaGAATTCCAGCATCGAAAAACTTGACTTCTTGCGAATTTTTGTGTGGTTCTCTCAAAAAGGATATTTGTGATTGTAAAAGAAGTATGTTGATTTTCTGTATcctaaatgccatgcagatggatgtatatatagtaGGTATATGCatgttcgcaacaggtatgaAAAAGAGATGtgtctgttgggagacatcttctcTAAAGGGGTGCTTTGCTCTCTGCATTCTTTCATCACTCTTCACAGACTTTATCTGAAAGGATGAGTATgttgataaaaataataataattaattaattaattaattaaattcaaaattaattaaaaataattaattaaattcgaaaataattaattaaagaatttaattattagagcccgagctcaaggcccatcttttgatcattaatatatattaattatcaattaattagcacACATTAAAGCCCAACCctaagggtgagcccaattttattctTCAAGGTCCatcactccaatcactttctataagggACAAAGTCTTATATAAAGTAAGGAAACCTTTTGGTAGTAActaatgtgggacaataaaatttctactcaaaatttccaacagaAACTAGTTTATTCCTCTCACTCGTTAGTACAAATATATCGTTGAATAGATATGTCCCTTCTGATTGGTTGCAAGGAAAAGCTCCTTCCTTTGTTACGTGGAATCCATAACTGTtcctgcatatatatatatatatatatatatatatatgtatttctcAAATTTGCTTTAATTCTCTCCATGGCTATCCCTTTTTATCCACctaaaaaatcaaatatgacACATAAAGTTCATGTATAAAAATGAGATAATGAAACCGTAGAGTGtaaaaaagggaaaggccttgtTTGGCTCTTTTTATTATCCTGAAGAAGCACACAATTTGGGCGGCCAAAGCTAGCTTTATTCTCCATGGCCTATCACAAAGTTAATAACCGTCAGCATTAGTCATTGCCTTGCCAATTCCTTTTCGCAAAGGAGCTTTTGCTAGCTTTTGTTTGGCCTTAGTTCATCCTGATGAGGATGGTCTTCCTCTTAACGTCAGCGAACGTGCTGCACATGCACTCCAACAAATTTTCACATCCCCCACTAAGAattctcaattttaattttttaaattaaaacataaaagaaaaaagaaatttagttgttaagtgttttttaaCCCTTTTAACTggaagttaattaattatcaaattgcCTAGACTTCTGCAGAAAATTGTTGTGTAGCTCGGCGTTTTGCTGGCCTTTTTGGCTTAAGACAAATTAAATCAGCCTATATTTTCACTGCCAGATATTGCTCTAGGTGATCACATGATGAATGATATACCAATATGGGAATACTACTCTAGGTGATCACATTGTGtatgcaaatttcttctttcttgttCTTAGACGAAAATACACATgcaaaaacaattaacaccttaggtcaaggtcaAAAGCCTAAAGCACCCACGATGAAATTTTTTTGGGAGGGGGAAGCTTTTCTCCACACACATGATGAATGACATACTACGAGGATTTGCACTTGGTAAGATACAAAAGTTACGATCACGTGACGAGTGCTATATACTCACATAGGTGGGAATATAATGAATGTACA
This genomic interval from Malus domestica chromosome 05, GDT2T_hap1 contains the following:
- the LOC103435152 gene encoding glucan endo-1,3-beta-glucosidase 11, producing the protein MATFFSRIAIFKIFLVFSLSFSDIGFLQGTTSLGINYGQLGNNLLQPEKVLDLLSSLKVTKARIYDTNPQILTAFANSGVELMVTIENAVLGQLMNPQAAFQWVSSHIKPYFPATKITSIAVGNEVFTDDDTTVLLSNLVPAMISIQTALAQLGLDSYIKVSTPCSLAVLEESYPPSAGSFKPEVAPVMTQMLQFLQSTTAPFWINAYPYFAYKGDPNRVSLDYVLFNPNQGMVDPFTKLHYDNMLYAQVDAAIYAMARLGFNGIEVRISETGWPSSGDSNEIGATLQNAAIYNRNLLRRQLENEGTPLRPKMRLEVYVFALFNENMKPGPTSERNYGLFHPDGTMAYNVGLSAKSTSRSPTSSSSSSSSSSSTTSSAPISDVFSSATKAATMEYHQSWVCWISVCMLTFHVFMGRPF